One part of the Salinivirga cyanobacteriivorans genome encodes these proteins:
- a CDS encoding CHC2 zinc finger domain-containing protein, whose translation MQIPDIKKRLPIAGVLAHYGIKIDKNSHIKCPFHKDDKPSCKIYTETNTYNCFGCGKTGDVIQFIQDKENCDKHTALKKATELANGNATKNIQNTDVMGIASKRAAEAENFAELFNRQKDCLPRSPKAQEYLKNRCLEQLQEVGYNSGVNWKKLKQCITFPLKDKNGNIVSLYGRRIAESNGHNVEFGKHYYTENRKGLYPGYPDTNTETLIITEAIIDAATLLQCKDALQSVSILSAYGTNGLTAEHKAAIAEWSSSGVEKQEVIFFFDGDNAGREGVIKNTENVQRLLSRVEVTSVPTPDGEDVNSMFVTYGKEAILQLIEERQPVNLKTPKSPNNITIQQFNNKAITPEEVQETNGLSPLNTNTPNKIIFETPTARYIIKGSLPKTFDRMLVSLDVQHLETGTKYRCRLDLYEEKQSRKEAREASEKLDMRSDLVESDLSQLTDLLEEYRDNQLQQTTEENSNDKALSIAAQAKCKAFLSKPELITRINKLIGQSGIVGEENNRLFLFIIATSHKMPGTLHALIQGSSGSGKTHLLSKIAALMPPERVVKFTRVTENSFYNYDEYFFKNKLVCLEDIDGLKEEALFAWRELISNEQLSSSTSQKDENGNIRSAQRIVRGPMASICATTHGQIYEDNMSRMFIVAVDESSEQTQKIMKYQSKTAGGTIEKEQEIKAKEFLQNCIRMLKPLKVVNPYAAKITLPPQAHKIRRLHELFLSFVKQVTLINQYQRKRDAHGRIITEPEDLQTAVEIMFESIFLKVDELDGSLRQFFEKLKAYALEKDNPQQYEFTQREVRHALHLSKTQLYRYLSELMELEYLHQSGGYANRGFKYKIIYWDNVTKLRNEIKTYLFGQIDNLASQSIGTPDGTPGNHIKN comes from the coding sequence ATGCAAATCCCCGACATCAAAAAACGGCTGCCCATAGCGGGTGTTTTGGCGCATTATGGCATTAAAATCGATAAGAACAGTCATATAAAGTGCCCGTTCCACAAGGACGACAAGCCCAGCTGCAAGATTTATACAGAAACCAACACCTACAACTGCTTTGGCTGTGGCAAAACAGGCGATGTAATACAATTTATCCAGGACAAAGAAAATTGCGATAAGCACACAGCTTTAAAAAAGGCCACAGAACTGGCCAATGGCAACGCAACAAAAAATATCCAAAATACCGATGTAATGGGGATTGCATCCAAGCGGGCTGCGGAGGCCGAAAACTTTGCCGAACTATTTAACAGGCAAAAAGACTGCCTCCCACGCAGCCCCAAAGCGCAGGAGTATCTCAAAAACCGCTGCTTAGAACAATTACAAGAAGTTGGCTATAACTCAGGAGTAAACTGGAAAAAGCTCAAACAGTGCATTACGTTCCCATTGAAAGACAAAAACGGAAACATTGTAAGCCTGTACGGCAGAAGAATAGCGGAGAGCAATGGCCATAACGTAGAATTTGGCAAACACTACTACACCGAAAACCGCAAAGGGCTTTATCCGGGCTATCCAGACACAAATACAGAAACTTTAATCATCACCGAAGCCATCATCGATGCAGCAACGCTGCTGCAATGTAAAGACGCTCTACAGAGCGTCTCAATCCTAAGCGCCTACGGCACCAACGGCCTAACCGCCGAACACAAAGCAGCCATTGCAGAATGGTCTTCGAGCGGAGTCGAGAAGCAAGAAGTAATCTTTTTCTTTGATGGAGACAATGCTGGACGTGAAGGCGTAATAAAAAATACAGAAAACGTTCAAAGGTTACTGAGCAGAGTTGAAGTAACAAGCGTGCCAACACCTGATGGCGAGGATGTAAATAGTATGTTCGTGACTTATGGCAAGGAAGCAATACTGCAATTAATCGAAGAACGGCAACCTGTAAACCTCAAAACTCCCAAATCACCTAACAATATAACAATACAACAATTTAACAATAAGGCCATTACACCCGAAGAAGTACAAGAAACCAACGGCCTGTCACCATTAAACACTAATACCCCAAATAAAATAATTTTCGAAACCCCCACCGCCCGTTACATTATCAAAGGCAGCCTGCCGAAAACCTTCGACCGCATGCTGGTGAGCTTAGACGTGCAGCACTTGGAAACAGGCACCAAATACCGCTGCCGCTTAGATCTGTACGAAGAAAAACAATCCCGGAAAGAAGCCCGTGAAGCATCGGAAAAACTGGATATGCGCAGCGATTTGGTGGAAAGCGATTTATCACAATTAACTGATTTACTGGAAGAATACCGGGACAACCAACTGCAACAAACCACCGAAGAAAACTCAAACGACAAAGCTCTAAGCATAGCAGCACAAGCGAAATGCAAAGCATTTTTAAGCAAACCCGAATTAATCACCAGGATCAATAAACTGATCGGCCAAAGCGGCATCGTAGGCGAAGAAAACAACCGTTTGTTTTTGTTCATCATAGCCACGAGCCACAAAATGCCCGGCACGTTGCACGCCTTGATACAAGGCAGCTCGGGGAGCGGCAAAACGCACCTTTTGAGCAAGATAGCGGCACTAATGCCACCGGAACGGGTGGTTAAATTTACCCGCGTTACGGAAAACAGCTTTTACAACTACGACGAATATTTTTTCAAGAATAAGCTGGTCTGTTTGGAAGACATCGACGGGCTGAAAGAAGAAGCGCTTTTTGCCTGGCGCGAGCTGATCAGCAACGAACAGCTGAGCAGCAGCACCAGCCAGAAAGACGAAAACGGGAACATCCGCAGTGCCCAGCGTATTGTCCGCGGGCCAATGGCCAGCATCTGCGCCACCACCCACGGGCAAATTTACGAGGACAATATGAGCCGAATGTTTATTGTGGCCGTTGATGAAAGCAGCGAGCAAACCCAAAAGATAATGAAGTACCAAAGCAAAACTGCCGGCGGAACCATCGAAAAAGAACAAGAAATAAAAGCCAAGGAATTTTTGCAGAACTGCATCCGTATGTTAAAGCCGTTGAAAGTGGTCAACCCTTACGCCGCCAAGATAACACTACCACCGCAAGCCCATAAAATAAGGCGTTTACACGAACTGTTTTTAAGCTTTGTAAAGCAAGTCACCTTAATTAATCAGTATCAGCGCAAGCGAGATGCACACGGGCGCATTATTACCGAACCCGAAGACCTGCAAACGGCCGTGGAAATCATGTTCGAGAGTATTTTTTTGAAGGTCGACGAGCTGGACGGCTCATTGCGGCAGTTTTTTGAAAAACTGAAGGCTTATGCTTTAGAAAAAGACAACCCTCAGCAGTACGAATTTACCCAGCGGGAGGTCAGGCATGCCCTGCATTTAAGCAAAACACAGCTGTACCGTTACCTCAGCGAATTAATGGAACTGGAATACCTGCATCAATCGGGCGGTTATGCCAACCGTGGGTTTAAGTACAAAATAATCTATTGGGACAACGTTACAAAGCTTCGGAATGAAATCAAAACGTACCTGTTCGGCCAAATTGATAACCTGGCGTCCCAAAGCATTGGAACACCAGATGGAACGCCAGGAAATCATATAAAAAACTAA
- a CDS encoding tyrosine-type recombinase/integrase: MDQYFKQYLVEKGFAISTAGDYGSFIEKKFKLYLHELSLSAESFDNEQLMQYIRYRKGQSIQAKTINLELKKIGYYLEFKGLPNVAENVRLKGVQRTVPHDLFTQKQLDEIYQKFPESRNHWTHENTLKTYHIILGLKIYQGLQTCELVKLEINHLQLGKGQIYVPSTKRTNKRILALKPFQILPLHEYLLTERKALSDEIEGPYLFHKKRLGRGMPRIKKMINRYGPRLKNMAQIRASVITNWLQHYNLREVQYMAGHKYVSSTERYRTDNLEDLQKELEKYHPLK, from the coding sequence ATGGATCAATATTTTAAACAATACCTGGTTGAAAAAGGCTTTGCCATAAGCACGGCCGGTGATTATGGTTCTTTCATTGAAAAGAAGTTTAAACTTTATTTGCATGAACTATCTCTTTCAGCTGAAAGTTTTGATAATGAGCAGTTAATGCAGTACATCCGCTATCGAAAAGGCCAAAGCATACAGGCAAAAACCATCAATTTAGAGTTAAAAAAAATCGGCTATTACTTGGAATTTAAAGGCCTGCCCAACGTTGCAGAAAACGTCCGATTAAAAGGCGTACAGCGCACGGTACCGCACGATTTATTTACCCAAAAGCAGCTCGATGAAATATACCAAAAGTTCCCTGAAAGCCGCAACCACTGGACGCACGAAAACACGTTGAAAACCTATCACATCATTTTAGGGTTGAAAATTTACCAGGGCTTACAAACCTGTGAACTGGTAAAGCTGGAGATCAACCATTTGCAACTGGGCAAAGGCCAAATTTATGTACCTTCCACCAAAAGGACCAACAAAAGGATATTAGCGCTAAAGCCCTTTCAAATACTACCGTTGCACGAATATCTTTTGACCGAAAGAAAAGCGTTGAGCGATGAAATCGAAGGCCCTTATTTGTTCCACAAAAAGCGGCTGGGCCGTGGCATGCCAAGAATAAAAAAGATGATAAACCGGTACGGACCGAGGTTAAAAAACATGGCACAAATCCGGGCATCGGTCATTACAAATTGGTTGCAACATTACAATTTACGGGAAGTGCAATACATGGCCGGGCACAAGTATGTAAGCAGCACAGAGCGTTACAGGACGGACAATTTAGAAGATCTGCAAAAGGAGTTAGAAAAATATCATCCGTTGAAATGA
- a CDS encoding type II toxin-antitoxin system RelE/ParE family toxin, producing MVTNKQLPVIWDKEAKTQLKKAYNKILKESYQGAITVRDGILDTVDKIPEQPHRYPADKFKTNNKGNYRAFELYNYRVAYKITDENIQILRVRHVKREPLEY from the coding sequence ATGGTAACAAATAAACAATTGCCTGTTATATGGGACAAAGAGGCAAAAACCCAATTAAAGAAAGCCTATAATAAAATATTAAAAGAATCTTACCAAGGCGCAATCACTGTAAGAGATGGTATTTTAGATACAGTTGATAAAATACCGGAACAACCACATAGATACCCGGCAGATAAGTTCAAAACTAACAATAAAGGTAACTATAGAGCTTTTGAATTGTATAATTACAGGGTTGCATATAAAATTACTGATGAAAACATCCAGATTTTAAGAGTTCGTCATGTAAAACGAGAACCTTTGGAATATTAG
- a CDS encoding YARHG domain-containing protein has translation MKFLYVILLLICLDTYSQDFVGISNDFEFIGMDSNLIYRCNDYQRKNYNKLFKIKDFYSNNGVLSKLEKQPNKRQVFISSNVSVFNYKGIVEIHFKDRTQKLDYSTIDKNISYDNNILYCSFLLQNNYFLTKMELSERERFDIEMLPLFGRKPTFNKGYIYFGSPHICNWYSSETEDVYRVKIGQWDNPELVLANVVPGSWFIIPETEIIYAKIDLKEKGKGILWNIKSESYAIINEVYSKEVIRYQNRNYYEIKPNGKPISFREVVLPKEFPHKDVRNLCYGKDRLIVNMPKKEKSFSGTFITESLLSDASTEELQKLSKGQLRKLRNAFFARQGYQFNSKDLQEFFGQFDWYHEMVERNQFYELSNDQVVISPQDKKRVELIMEVEQGK, from the coding sequence ATGAAGTTTCTTTATGTTATTTTGCTCTTAATATGCCTAGATACATATTCCCAAGATTTTGTTGGCATTTCAAACGATTTTGAATTTATTGGGATGGATTCCAATTTAATATACCGATGTAACGATTATCAGAGAAAAAACTATAATAAGTTGTTTAAAATCAAAGATTTTTATTCTAATAATGGTGTATTGAGCAAATTAGAAAAACAACCTAATAAAAGACAGGTTTTCATTTCTTCAAATGTCTCTGTTTTTAATTATAAAGGAATAGTTGAGATACATTTTAAAGATAGAACACAAAAATTGGATTATTCAACTATCGATAAAAATATATCATATGATAACAATATTTTGTATTGTTCCTTTTTGCTTCAAAACAATTACTTTCTAACTAAGATGGAATTGTCTGAAAGAGAGAGGTTTGACATTGAAATGTTACCATTATTCGGAAGAAAACCTACCTTTAATAAAGGTTATATTTACTTTGGGTCTCCACATATTTGTAATTGGTATTCCAGCGAAACTGAAGATGTATATCGTGTAAAAATTGGACAGTGGGATAATCCAGAGCTAGTTTTAGCAAATGTAGTTCCTGGAAGCTGGTTCATAATACCAGAAACTGAAATTATTTATGCTAAAATAGATTTAAAAGAAAAAGGAAAAGGTATTTTATGGAACATAAAAAGTGAATCATATGCAATAATAAATGAGGTTTACAGTAAAGAAGTTATAAGATATCAAAATAGAAACTATTATGAAATCAAACCGAATGGCAAACCTATTTCTTTTAGAGAAGTTGTTTTACCAAAAGAATTCCCTCATAAGGATGTGAGGAATTTGTGTTATGGTAAAGATCGGTTAATTGTAAACATGCCGAAAAAAGAGAAATCTTTTTCAGGCACTTTTATAACAGAAAGCTTACTTTCTGATGCATCAACCGAAGAATTACAGAAGCTATCAAAAGGCCAGTTGCGAAAATTAAGGAACGCATTTTTTGCAAGACAGGGCTATCAGTTCAATAGCAAAGATTTACAGGAATTTTTCGGGCAGTTTGACTGGTACCACGAAATGGTAGAACGCAATCAGTTTTATGAACTCAGCAACGACCAGGTGGTTATATCTCCCCAGGACAAAAAACGCGTTGAATTGATTATGGAGGTGGAGCAGGGGAAGTAG
- a CDS encoding tyrosine-type recombinase/integrase, producing the protein METLNYNPHTVKLGYWNTKEFLSFLEQNQTRHLRNFKAGQIKSYLEYLQHRPNCNRSGSLSAGYINKHITTLRLLSKFLQLTGTANIAIKPELLKTCETATYLSKAEIKALYKAAKDQDNLYSQRDTAMLGIYYGCGLRASEGAALNISDLLFEKDLLYVRQGKGYRQRYVPMNKQVKSGLQEYIFNQRDELLNGQKNEALLLGRRGTRWSQQGMYNRLQLLKNQTSDEKLKQKTFGLHILRHSIATHLLQEGMRLENIALFLGHKSIESTQKYTHLVNGSIF; encoded by the coding sequence TTGGAAACACTGAACTACAACCCACATACGGTAAAGCTCGGTTATTGGAACACAAAGGAATTTTTATCGTTTTTGGAGCAAAACCAAACCCGTCATTTACGAAACTTTAAAGCCGGGCAAATAAAAAGCTACCTGGAGTATCTGCAACACCGCCCCAACTGCAACCGATCGGGCAGCCTGAGTGCAGGTTACATCAACAAACACATTACCACGCTGCGACTTTTGAGCAAGTTCCTTCAACTCACAGGCACGGCCAACATCGCCATTAAACCCGAACTGCTTAAAACCTGTGAAACCGCTACATATTTAAGCAAAGCAGAGATAAAAGCCTTGTACAAAGCTGCAAAAGACCAGGATAATTTATACAGCCAAAGAGACACAGCCATGCTCGGGATTTATTACGGTTGCGGGTTACGGGCAAGCGAAGGTGCAGCCCTGAATATCAGCGACCTACTTTTTGAGAAAGACTTGCTTTATGTTCGACAAGGAAAAGGTTACAGGCAGCGGTATGTTCCTATGAACAAGCAGGTAAAATCCGGCCTGCAGGAATACATTTTCAACCAACGGGATGAACTTTTGAACGGACAAAAAAACGAAGCCCTGCTTTTGGGCCGTCGCGGGACCCGGTGGAGCCAGCAGGGCATGTACAACCGGTTGCAGTTGCTAAAAAACCAAACAAGCGACGAAAAACTAAAACAGAAAACCTTTGGCCTGCACATTTTACGGCACTCTATTGCTACACACCTTTTACAGGAGGGCATGCGGTTAGAAAACATTGCTTTATTCCTTGGTCATAAATCAATAGAGTCAACACAGAAATATACGCATTTGGTCAATGGATCAATATTTTAA
- a CDS encoding helix-turn-helix domain-containing protein — protein MTFGERIISLRKKLKWSQDELAKKIGTSAPIIGRYERNEIKPSIETAKNIADSLNVTLDYLLGGSNSAVLDKELLKRLEDIESLSQEDKDKIYYFIDMAIRDAKARQAYKE, from the coding sequence ATGACATTTGGAGAGCGTATTATATCATTAAGAAAAAAGTTAAAATGGTCTCAAGACGAACTAGCGAAAAAGATTGGTACTTCTGCTCCTATTATTGGAAGGTACGAACGCAACGAGATAAAGCCATCTATTGAGACGGCCAAAAACATTGCTGATTCGCTTAATGTTACTTTAGATTATTTGCTAGGAGGGTCTAATAGTGCCGTTTTAGACAAAGAGCTTTTAAAACGGCTTGAAGATATTGAAAGCCTTTCGCAAGAGGACAAGGACAAGATTTACTACTTCATCGACATGGCTATCAGGGATGCAAAAGCAAGACAGGCTTATAAAGAATAA